The genome window GGGCAGGGGAGAGCGAATTAACCATGAGTGCAGCCTCATCTGGCTGATCGATGATTAGCGCCTCCACGGCCATTTATCGCGCTCGCCGTTTTGAGGAACGGGCAGGGGGCTCAACGGTGTCTTCGCCGTGGTCGCGCCGGATGGGTGCCAGCTTATGGCGTCTCCGGCAAAACCCTACAAAGGCAGCAGGAGGATCTACAAGAGTCTGTTTCCCACCTGCAGCCCACCATTCGCGCCACTCACGTTCGAGAGAGTGGATGTCATAACCGGGTGCGGCCTCTCGTGCATCTTCATAGGCTTCCGTGGATAGAGGAGGAAGCGTCTCATCATCGGGTGAAGAGGGCAGGGGCCGCTCGACCCATTTGTTATCGCGATTGAAGAAAATGACCATGTCTTTCTCTTCATCGAAGACCAGCCGGTAATCCGGCAGATGGTCATGGAGAGCGATTTCTTTCAAATGCTGCCGAAAGCGATTGAGGGAGCTTTGTGAGCCGGATTTCTTGAGCAGCGTCTCAAGCGAGATCTGCCATGTACTCTGCCGACCGCAATGCTTTCGCGCCAGCTCATACACGCGGCGCTCTAAAGGCTTGCCGAGCCGGAAATAATCCCGGTGCAAGGTCAGGACTTCCTGCCCGCGAATGGCGTTGAATACCCAGTCCGATAGCTTGATCTCGACCCATAGGAGGCGACCATCGAGACCATGCTTGCGGCGTATGGCAGCAGCATCGATGAGCCCAAAGCTGTCGCGTTGTTCCTCGTCGCCAGTCCGGATATTGGTTGTAATGCGGGTGCCTGCAAGTCGGTCAATAGCTTCGACCAGACGCTCATAATCGCGACCCGAGGTGCCCCGATTTGTGAAGATCAGCAAATCGTAACTCGTGATTTTGACCCGCTGACTGACCTTTTCCTGTCGCTTCAGTTTTTCCATGATCTGCGAAATGCAGTAGATCAGGATGTCCTTGTCGTAGATCGTCGCAAGCCCTTTAACGCTCGGCACGATCTCAAGCCAGTTTCCGTTATGCTCATACTTCCGAATCTCGGTATCCTTCTGCTTCGAAAGTGAGAAGAAAGGATGCTCCATCTGGGGGATGAGGTCTTTGAGGGCAGCATCAGCCACGTCGCAGATGAAGAGATCTCCATTCGCGTGTTTCGCGGGTAGAAGGTGGTCATCTGGTTTCGTGGAATCAGCAGCCATCCACCTACATTCGTGCTTTTAGGTGTCGCGTCAAGAGATTCGTGCTTTCAGGTGACGGGGCAGAGATTCGTGCTTTTAGGTGACAGGGCGGAGATTCGTGCTTTTAGGTACGTAAATTCGTGCTTTCAGGTTTCAAAGCTCAGGATTCCATAAAGCAGGCCAGCCGCTTAGAGGTAATTTTCACAGGCGTAACACTACTTAACACAGACTCTAACTTCTCTAACACCAACCAGTCTGCACTACTTGTTGTAACTGTGCTGACTGACACTCGGACTTGTACAGCCCTCATCGAAGACAACGCAGAAGGGCAGTAGGAAAGAGGGCAGGGGTCTGAATCAATACTGCCCGGTAATTTTTGCCTTCTGTTTCTTGGTGCTTACATTTAAGAAGGACAGAGGCGGGTATTATTGCCGAGCTGAAGTCGATGAAAAAGCTTTTGATAGAACGCTAGTTGAACCCCATGCCACCGTTCCGTTACCTATCTCTCCACAGGTTCGTGCAATCTGTGGCATCGCGACTACTGCTTATATCGTTCTTGATAGCGCTGCCATTGCTAGCCCACGCTGAAATCCATGATGATCGTTTACTCTCACTTATTGATCATGCGATCCCAGAAGGAGCAGGGGGTGATCACGGATCGCAAGCGGCGATTTCTGAAGATCGGCAATTTGTCTTTTTCGTATGGGACAACCATGAAACCGCTTATCATGACGGGCTCTCGCTCTTGGACTCCGGCTTGGCGGTTTATGACTTCTCGAACGTCAAAGCTCCGCGCCTCATACTTGAGAAGAGGCTCGGTCCCCACGTTATTCTCGGTGCACTCGTCGTCGGCCAACATTTGTTTATTTCGTGGCTCAATCCGACGGATGCGCCGCACACTGACTGGACCCGTGACGTCGCTGTATTTGATATAAAAACGCCGGGACTTTTATCGGAGATCGACCGGATCCAAAAGATAACTGTGCTCATGGGAGATAGCATCTCGCCTGACGGCAATGTGATCAAGACGGATGACGACATCTACCATGATGTTACGCGGCATACTGATGTCCCTGCCCCAGTTTCAATGCAACATATACCGCCACATGAATTTGAGCACATCGAGGATCAGCTCATCACCGATTCTTTCGGGCCCTATGCGCTAACCGTCAACTCGCTCATGAACGAGTGCTCGATATGGACCCGATCAACATCTGCCACCCCTGTATTGATCCAGAAGTTCAAGCCGGGCGACAGGAGTGTCTGTTTTGGCAGAATGACACCCGATGTTCGTTCAATACTTGTACATAAAGACTTCCAACTGCTGATTTACTCGACAAAGCCGATTCCGGTGACCGAGCGACGATTGCGAAGAACTTTTAGGGAAGCGAGTGCCGCTGTCGCGAGTGATTCTCGCTCTTGGGTTGAGCAGGCTCATATCCAAGAAGCCGTATCGTATTTGGACGGTGCCGGTATCGATGTTTTGATCTCAGGTGGTCTTAGAGGCATAGGCGACAAAGAACGCACTAAGATCCTCACGGAATATTCCCGGTGGTACATGCAGGCCTATGGGTTTCACTCACCCGAACGAGCTGCCATGATTATGACGAAAGCGGTTCAATCAGATCCGGCTTCTGCAGAAGCTGCAGCTTTGCTCGGGGCTTTTGCTT of Acidicapsa ligni contains these proteins:
- a CDS encoding LVIVD repeat-containing protein, producing the protein MLAHAEIHDDRLLSLIDHAIPEGAGGDHGSQAAISEDRQFVFFVWDNHETAYHDGLSLLDSGLAVYDFSNVKAPRLILEKRLGPHVILGALVVGQHLFISWLNPTDAPHTDWTRDVAVFDIKTPGLLSEIDRIQKITVLMGDSISPDGNVIKTDDDIYHDVTRHTDVPAPVSMQHIPPHEFEHIEDQLITDSFGPYALTVNSLMNECSIWTRSTSATPVLIQKFKPGDRSVCFGRMTPDVRSILVHKDFQLLIYSTKPIPVTERRLRRTFREASAAVASDSRSWVEQAHIQEAVSYLDGAGIDVLISGGLRGIGDKERTKILTEYSRWYMQAYGFHSPERAAMIMTKAVQSDPASAEAAALLGAFALDAVFPASTDFAKAVFWDKSRRSFANYRRLIGHDPEPLKPVTLSNPDTGTLFTSTACEDEAYRSGCGYQEAMSFDFSAVRANAKDVCDYVTENFRLRGTLGLIDLETSTGSVSVDGQTVLFSIAPQLGPQHRAYVKTISAEIDLNSLPGIANLPKENISYPPTIVPFRGKSYLLVMSSTRSPLAVYEPVQGQVCSF
- a CDS encoding replication initiator protein A, whose protein sequence is MAADSTKPDDHLLPAKHANGDLFICDVADAALKDLIPQMEHPFFSLSKQKDTEIRKYEHNGNWLEIVPSVKGLATIYDKDILIYCISQIMEKLKRQEKVSQRVKITSYDLLIFTNRGTSGRDYERLVEAIDRLAGTRITTNIRTGDEEQRDSFGLIDAAAIRRKHGLDGRLLWVEIKLSDWVFNAIRGQEVLTLHRDYFRLGKPLERRVYELARKHCGRQSTWQISLETLLKKSGSQSSLNRFRQHLKEIALHDHLPDYRLVFDEEKDMVIFFNRDNKWVERPLPSSPDDETLPPLSTEAYEDAREAAPGYDIHSLEREWREWWAAGGKQTLVDPPAAFVGFCRRRHKLAPIRRDHGEDTVEPPARSSKRRAR